The following proteins are encoded in a genomic region of Necator americanus strain Aroian chromosome II, whole genome shotgun sequence:
- a CDS encoding hypothetical protein (NECATOR_CHRII.G6988.T1): MYKVLERIILDRLIKHREERTHDEQAGFRPGRSTIDQVFIVRRVAEMWQRYSKPMLLAFLDFEAIFDSPHRSRLLNALRGNGVPGKFVRLLDDMTQRTIAAVRTPPRCTTPFEVVTGVRQGTVAGPFLFNFAIDDIMRKTVGQRHHAYTTRTPLDRSRVCCCMLEMLLYGGKQHETSKCCQPCIEASCSLMATSTL, translated from the coding sequence atgtacaaggtattggagcgcattatcctggaccgacttatcaaacatcgcgaagaaagaACGcacgacgagcaagctggctttcgtcctggccgatctacgattgaccaggtgttcatcgttaggagagtGGCCGAAATGTGGCAGCgttattcgaagccaatgctattagcgtttctggactttgaagccattttcgactctcctcatcgaagccgtcttctcaacgcgctccgcggcAATGGAGTCCCAGGGAAGTTCGTTCGCTTACTTGATGACATGACTCAACGAacaattgctgcagttcgaacaccacccagatgtacaacaccgtttgaggtggtaactggagtaagacaagggacaGTGGCTGGACCTTTCTTGTTCAACTTCGCCAttgacgacattatgcgaaaaaCAGTTGGTCAGCGTCATCATGCTTACACCACCAGGACgccccttgaccgatctcgagtatgTTGTTGTATGCTGGAAATGTTGCTATATGGCGGAAAGCAGCACGAAACTTCaaaatgttgtcaaccttgtatcgaagctagcTGCAGCCTAATGGCTACGTCTACACTTTGA
- a CDS encoding hypothetical protein (NECATOR_CHRII.G6987.T1), which yields MDFLFGRRKTPAELLRQNQRALNKAIRELDREKSRMEMQEKKVIAEIKKMAKQNQMDSVKVMAKDLVRTRRYIKKFIIMKANIQAVSLKVQTLKSQDAMAQAMKGVTRAMQSMNRQLNLPQIQKIMMEFEKQSEIMDMKEEIMGDAIDDALGDETDDVESEQIVNQVLDELGIQMGQEMAGLPTAGGQIGVSAGEKTRQPVAAGGADIDDDLQARLDQLRRE from the exons ATGGACTTCCTTTTTGGTCGTAGAAAGACACCGGCAGAGCTGCTCCGTCAAAATCAGCGAGCGCTCAACAAAG CCATACGAGAACTGGATCGGGAGAAGTCGCGAATGGAGATGCAAGAGAAGAAAGTGATTGCAGAGATCAAAAAAATGGCCAAACAGAATCAGATG GATTCCGTTAAAGTTATGGCAAAGGACCTTGTTAGAACACGCCGCTATATTAAGAAGTTCATAATAATGAAGGCTAATATACAAGCAGTCTCTCTCAAAGTTCAAACATTGAAAAGTCAGGATGCTATGGCTCAG GCTATGAAAGGAGTCACCCGCGCGATGCAGTCTATGAATCGACAACTGAATCTTCCTCAAATTCAGAAAATCATGATGGAG TTTGAAAAGCAAAGTGAAATTATGGACATGAAAGAAGAGATCATGGGTGATGCTATTGATGACGCTCTTGGTGACGAGACCGATGATGTAGAAAGTGAACAGATTGTTAATCAG GTTCTGGACGAGTTAGGAATCCAGATGGGTCAAGAGATGGCAGGGTTACCAACAGCCGGTGGACAGATTGGCGTATCTGCGGGTGAGAAGACGAGGCAACCTGTCGCCGCTGGTGGCGCAGACATTGACGACGACTTACAAGCCCGGCTGGATCAGCTGAGAAGAGAGTAG
- a CDS encoding hypothetical protein (NECATOR_CHRII.G6985.T1), protein MQTDGEAKVQTSLRSFDESVLFDGECFESFGTTAEASSTGSRGERLTQCIHSTTTKQPWHFIDGMRGIELVDSKCYRTPHGFQKEATFPCESLFDFIPTTNNEDSGSGSLSTAVGTQDTVFARRSGPLERFTLMIGENILQFKVVKGYEHNSDSDEPWNSVSGYKCSLCGKIFPSKTMWEKHIIEIHSCSVKELHCDICGAVFTTKVSLALHMRFHTGPRPFRCTICTKTFCRSSTLALHMKMHVTGHRHFCQICGRWFKSGVALADHENACLAALNGDFINVSRPFRWQCSYCEKMFHHRRDKNIHERVHTGEKPYTCGYCGRGFTQSQTLTIHIRTHTGEKPYPCHICGQEFRDSSALRKHEYRHAALQSSASPLYEDSTIEIDMEEGERLWNERSS, encoded by the exons ATGCAAACTGACGGCGAAGCCAAGGTCCAAACATCATTGCGATCTTTTGATGAGTCGGTATTGTTCGATGGAGAATGCTTTGAATCTTTCGGAACTACAG cgGAAGCGAGTTCCACTGGCAGTCGCGGTGAACGGCTTACACAGTGCATACATTCCACTACTACCAAACAGCCTTGGCATTTCATCGATGGTATGCGCGGAATAGAACTAGTTGATTCGAAGTGTTACAG AACGCCACatggatttcaaaaagaagccACATTTCCTTGTGAATCTCTTTTCGACTTCATTCCAACTACAAATAATGAAG ACAGTGGCTCTGGATCTCTCAGTACGGCAGTGGGAACACAG GATACGGTCTTCGCAAGAAGGAGCGGCCCTCTAGAGCGTTTCACCCTCATGATTGGAGAGAATATTTTGCAATTCAAAGTTGTGAAAGGATATGAGCACAACAGCGATAGCGACG AACCATGGAATTCAGTGTCCGGATATAAATGTTCACTATGTGGTAAAATCTTCCCTTCGAAGACTATGTGGGAGAAGCATATCATT GAAATCCATTCCTGTTCGGTTAAAGAACTCCACTGCGATATCTGCGGAGCGGTATTCACTACCAAAGTCAGCTTGGCACTGCATATGCGCTTTCATACAG GTCCGCGCCCCTTTCGCTGTACAATCTGCACCAAGACTTTTTGTCGTTCGTCCACGTTAGCGCTGCATATGAAGATGCATGTCACGGGTCATCGGCATTTTTGTCAAATTTGTGGGAGGTGGTTCAAGTCGGGTGTTGCATTAGCTGATCATGAG AACGCATGCCTAGCTGCTTTGAACGGCGATTTCATCAATGTAAGTCGTCCTTTCCGCTGGCAATGCTCTTATTGCGAAAAAATGTTCCATCACAGGAGAGACAAG AACATCCATGAAAGAGTGCACACTGGTGAAAAACCGTATACTTGTGGATATTGCGGACGAGGCTTCACGCAATCTCAA ACGTTAACAATACATATAAGGACGCACACTGGTGAGAAACCGTACCCGTGCCATATATGCGGGCAAGAATTTCGAGACAG TTCTGCTCTTCGAAAACACGAATATAGGCATGCAGCATTGCAATCGTCAGCCTCTCCCTTATACGAAGATTCCACTATTGAGATAGACATGGAAGAGGGCGAACGCCTATGGAATGAGAGAAGTTCCTGA
- a CDS encoding hypothetical protein (NECATOR_CHRII.G6984.T1) gives MSSKLDVVLFGQLETSTGPNSVNEGTAQKSCRRWRWKMLVVWPAAGVNHYSFLNLVRQLQEQSMLCISKKCARSCNVRSRRWSIAKGQFLHDKRTSHSASQKLNERGCEVATSTVLRGPFAKRLPFLEHLDNFFGKNYFVNQDQIEYVSYDFVNSRNLDLF, from the coding sequence atgagttCAAAGTTGGACGTGGTGCTGTTCGGACAACTTGAAACATCAACAGGCCCGAACAGCGTGAACGAAGGCACAGCGCAAAAATCCTGTCGTCGCTGGAGATGGAAGATGCTTGTAGTTTGGCCTGCTGCTGGTGTAAATCATTACAGCTTCCTGAATCTTGTGAGACAATTGCAGGAGCAAAGTATGCTCTGCATATCGAAGAAATGCGCCAGAAGTTGCAACGTACGTTCTCGGCGTTGGTCAATAGCAAAGGGCCAGTTTCTTCATGACAAGCGCACCTCGCACTCTGCGTCGCAGAAATTGAACGAGCGAGGCTGCGAAGTTGCCACATCCACCGTACTCCGCGGACCCTTTGCCAAGAGACTACCTTTCCTCGAACATTTGGACAACTTCTTCGGCAAGAACTACTTCGTGAACCAGGACCAGATCGAATACGTCTCCTACGACTTCGTGAACTCCAGAAATTTGGATTTGTTTTAG
- a CDS encoding hypothetical protein (NECATOR_CHRII.G6986.T2): MRTDASVALKKSKKAVKRKALSKSDTAGNHVEPNSSPENLKLKKALQPHDCNGSELPTKKKKLVKSKKGLKKKREEESVKPKVPKKSAKTGSDKIEKRNSLFDSDDNLDDGDNDELKTLHDSNIEMDDDFGSDSGRNSEDDGDFHDSDDDELPIEKKSKMLDRRKTKIANEAQSELRLNIAGQPQYELPSVDEVEKQLREVPNLQIIKDRIHDIVQVLGDFKNRRQEGKSRDDYVAILTKDLCSQYGYNEYLMSKFMQLFPQASELIEFLDANDQQRPVTIRTNSLKTRRGDLAKSLINRGMNVDPAAPWTKVGLVVYDSQVPVGATPEYLAGHYMIQGLNSLLPVMALAPQPGDRVLDMCAAPGGKASHIASLMKNSGVLFANDANITRCKAIIGNLHRLGVNNAVVSNLNGEEYAKLAPNGFDRVLLDAPCSGTGVIWKDPSVKTSKDSQDIQRRHTAQRQLILAALDAADAKSPSGGYVVYSTCSVLVEENEAVVNYALQKRHCELVSCGLEVGIEGFTKFREYRFHPSLNLTRRYYPHVHNIDGFFVAKLKKLSNAKMGKASVDIAHRENLEKSDVDEEPKQSSVDKKKSKKNKSKSVGNADQCDSDSSSEGINSVGSNKRKAKKKRNQLRNIAKRVLGTADDDGFNTSGYVQRSKKEKRFNKKIGKRTLAKTSAKTIKNKRKKLLAKKT, encoded by the exons ATGAGGACGGATGCGTCTGTCGCGCTGAAGAAGTCGAAAAAGGCAGTGAAAAGGAAGGCTCTTTCTAAGTCGGATACA GCTGGTAACCATGTGGAACCGAATAGCTCTCCAGAGAATCTCAAACTGAAGAAG GCACTTCAACCACACGACTGTAACGGTAGTGAGTTACctactaaaaagaaaaaactcgtcAAGTCGAAAAAAgggttgaagaagaaaagg GAAGAAGAGTCCGTGAAGCCGAAAGTACCAAAGAAGTCAGCGAAAACTGGAtcagataaaattgaaaag CGCAATTCTTTATTTGATTCTGATGATAATTTGGATGATGGGGATAACGATGAGCTAAAGACTTTGCACGACTCCAACATTGAAATGGATGATGATTTCGGTAGCGACAGCGGTCGAAACAGCGAAGATG ATGGTGATTTTCACGATTCTGACGATGATGAACTACCGATtgagaaaaagtcgaaaatgtTGGACCGAAGGAAAACCAAAATTGC GAATGAAGCCCAATCTGAACTACGTCTAAATATAGCTGGACAGCCGCAGTATGAATTACCAAGTGTTGACGAAGTGGAGAAGCAACTCAGAGAGGTGCCCAATCTTCAAATAATTAAGGATAGGATACACGACATTGTCCAG gtcCTTGGAGATTTTAAAAATCGAAGACAGGAGGGTAAAAGTCGCGATGACTACGTTGCTATTCTCACCAAGGATCTCTGCTCGCAGTATGGCTACAACGAATATCTTATGTCTAAATTCATGCAGCTGTTCCCTCAGGCATCGGAG TTGATCGAGTTTCTGGATGCTAACGACCAACAGCGTCCTGTAACAATACGAACGAATTCTCTAAAAACAAGAAG AGGTGACTTGGCTAAATCTTTGATTAATCGTGGAATGAATGTTGATCCTGCTGCACCATGGACAAAAGTGGGTCTTGTGGTGTACGACTCCCAAGTTCCCGTAG GAGCAACTCCCGAATACCTTGCTGGTCACTATATGATCCAAGGTTTGAATTCTCTGTTACCTGTGATGGCACTTGCACCACAACCTGGAGATCGTGTTCTTGACATGTGTGCTGCACCTGGTGGAAAGGCTTCCCACATTGCCAGTCTTATGAAGAATAGCGGTGTACTATTTGCTAATGATGCTAAT ATAACTCGATGCAAAGCAATCATCGGAAATTTGCATCGATTAGGCGTCAACAATGCTGTAGTGAGCAACTTGAATGGAGAAGAGTATGCCAAA TTGGCTCCAAATGGCTTTGACCGTGTACTTCTCGATGCTCCATGCTCCGGCACTGGTGTTATTTGGAAGGATCCATCTGTGAAGACAAGCAAAGACAGCCAGGATATTCAGCGCAG gCATACCGCACAGAGGCAGCTAATCCTTGCTGCACTTGATGCTGCGGACGCCAAATCTCCCAGTGGTGGTTATGTTGTGTATTCAACTTGTTCCGTTCTG gttgaagaaaatgaagccgTGGTAAACTACGCTTTGCAAAAAAGACACTGCGAATTGGTATCGTGTGGTTTGGAAGTTGGCATAGAGGGATTCACGAA ATTCCGCGAATATCGGTTTCATCCTTCACTTAATTTGACGCGACGGTACTATCCTCACGTACACAACATTGATGGATTTTTCGTGGCAAAATTGAAGAAGCTGTCAAATGCCAAGATGGGAAAAGCAAGTGTTGATATT GCGCACCGAGAAAATCTCGAGAAAAGTGATGTCGATGAAGAGCCAAAACAGTCCAGTgtagacaaaaagaaaagcaagaagaaCAAGTCAAAATCTGTTGGAAACGCTGACCAGTGTGACAGCGATAGCTCAAGCG AAGGCATCAATTCTGTTGGAAGTAATAAgagaaaagcgaagaaaaaacggaatCAGCTGAGAAATATAGCGAAGAGAGTTCTAGGAACTGCAGATGACGATGGGTTCAATACG TCTGGTTATGTCCAACgatcaaaaaaggagaaacgaTTCAACAAGAAGATTGGGAAACGAACACTTGCAAAAACTAGTGCTAAAACTAtcaaaaacaagaggaaaaagttACTGGCAAAGAAAACATAA
- a CDS encoding hypothetical protein (NECATOR_CHRII.G6987.T3): MDSVKVMAKDLVRTRRYIKKFIIMKANIQAVSLKVQTLKSQDAMAQAMKGVTRAMQSMNRQLNLPQIQKIMMEFEKQSEIMDMKEEIMGDAIDDALGDETDDVESEQIVNQVLDELGIQMGQEMAGLPTAGGQIGVSAGEKTRQPVAAGGADIDDDLQARLDQLRRE; encoded by the exons ATG GATTCCGTTAAAGTTATGGCAAAGGACCTTGTTAGAACACGCCGCTATATTAAGAAGTTCATAATAATGAAGGCTAATATACAAGCAGTCTCTCTCAAAGTTCAAACATTGAAAAGTCAGGATGCTATGGCTCAG GCTATGAAAGGAGTCACCCGCGCGATGCAGTCTATGAATCGACAACTGAATCTTCCTCAAATTCAGAAAATCATGATGGAG TTTGAAAAGCAAAGTGAAATTATGGACATGAAAGAAGAGATCATGGGTGATGCTATTGATGACGCTCTTGGTGACGAGACCGATGATGTAGAAAGTGAACAGATTGTTAATCAG GTTCTGGACGAGTTAGGAATCCAGATGGGTCAAGAGATGGCAGGGTTACCAACAGCCGGTGGACAGATTGGCGTATCTGCGGGTGAGAAGACGAGGCAACCTGTCGCCGCTGGTGGCGCAGACATTGACGACGACTTACAAGCCCGGCTGGATCAGCTGAGAAGAGAGTAG
- a CDS encoding hypothetical protein (NECATOR_CHRII.G6986.T1) translates to MEHSVRMRTDASVALKKSKKAVKRKALSKSDTAGNHVEPNSSPENLKLKKALQPHDCNGSELPTKKKKLVKSKKGLKKKREEESVKPKVPKKSAKTGSDKIEKRNSLFDSDDNLDDGDNDELKTLHDSNIEMDDDFGSDSGRNSEDDGDFHDSDDDELPIEKKSKMLDRRKTKIANEAQSELRLNIAGQPQYELPSVDEVEKQLREVPNLQIIKDRIHDIVQVLGDFKNRRQEGKSRDDYVAILTKDLCSQYGYNEYLMSKFMQLFPQASELIEFLDANDQQRPVTIRTNSLKTRRGDLAKSLINRGMNVDPAAPWTKVGLVVYDSQVPVGATPEYLAGHYMIQGLNSLLPVMALAPQPGDRVLDMCAAPGGKASHIASLMKNSGVLFANDANITRCKAIIGNLHRLGVNNAVVSNLNGEEYAKLAPNGFDRVLLDAPCSGTGVIWKDPSVKTSKDSQDIQRRHTAQRQLILAALDAADAKSPSGGYVVYSTCSVLVEENEAVVNYALQKRHCELVSCGLEVGIEGFTKFREYRFHPSLNLTRRYYPHVHNIDGFFVAKLKKLSNAKMGKASVDIAHRENLEKSDVDEEPKQSSVDKKKSKKNKSKSVGNADQCDSDSSSEGINSVGSNKRKAKKKRNQLRNIAKRVLGTADDDGFNTSGYVQRSKKEKRFNKKIGKRTLAKTSAKTIKNKRKKLLAKKT, encoded by the exons ATGGAACATTCGGTCAGGATGAGGACGGATGCGTCTGTCGCGCTGAAGAAGTCGAAAAAGGCAGTGAAAAGGAAGGCTCTTTCTAAGTCGGATACA GCTGGTAACCATGTGGAACCGAATAGCTCTCCAGAGAATCTCAAACTGAAGAAG GCACTTCAACCACACGACTGTAACGGTAGTGAGTTACctactaaaaagaaaaaactcgtcAAGTCGAAAAAAgggttgaagaagaaaagg GAAGAAGAGTCCGTGAAGCCGAAAGTACCAAAGAAGTCAGCGAAAACTGGAtcagataaaattgaaaag CGCAATTCTTTATTTGATTCTGATGATAATTTGGATGATGGGGATAACGATGAGCTAAAGACTTTGCACGACTCCAACATTGAAATGGATGATGATTTCGGTAGCGACAGCGGTCGAAACAGCGAAGATG ATGGTGATTTTCACGATTCTGACGATGATGAACTACCGATtgagaaaaagtcgaaaatgtTGGACCGAAGGAAAACCAAAATTGC GAATGAAGCCCAATCTGAACTACGTCTAAATATAGCTGGACAGCCGCAGTATGAATTACCAAGTGTTGACGAAGTGGAGAAGCAACTCAGAGAGGTGCCCAATCTTCAAATAATTAAGGATAGGATACACGACATTGTCCAG gtcCTTGGAGATTTTAAAAATCGAAGACAGGAGGGTAAAAGTCGCGATGACTACGTTGCTATTCTCACCAAGGATCTCTGCTCGCAGTATGGCTACAACGAATATCTTATGTCTAAATTCATGCAGCTGTTCCCTCAGGCATCGGAG TTGATCGAGTTTCTGGATGCTAACGACCAACAGCGTCCTGTAACAATACGAACGAATTCTCTAAAAACAAGAAG AGGTGACTTGGCTAAATCTTTGATTAATCGTGGAATGAATGTTGATCCTGCTGCACCATGGACAAAAGTGGGTCTTGTGGTGTACGACTCCCAAGTTCCCGTAG GAGCAACTCCCGAATACCTTGCTGGTCACTATATGATCCAAGGTTTGAATTCTCTGTTACCTGTGATGGCACTTGCACCACAACCTGGAGATCGTGTTCTTGACATGTGTGCTGCACCTGGTGGAAAGGCTTCCCACATTGCCAGTCTTATGAAGAATAGCGGTGTACTATTTGCTAATGATGCTAAT ATAACTCGATGCAAAGCAATCATCGGAAATTTGCATCGATTAGGCGTCAACAATGCTGTAGTGAGCAACTTGAATGGAGAAGAGTATGCCAAA TTGGCTCCAAATGGCTTTGACCGTGTACTTCTCGATGCTCCATGCTCCGGCACTGGTGTTATTTGGAAGGATCCATCTGTGAAGACAAGCAAAGACAGCCAGGATATTCAGCGCAG gCATACCGCACAGAGGCAGCTAATCCTTGCTGCACTTGATGCTGCGGACGCCAAATCTCCCAGTGGTGGTTATGTTGTGTATTCAACTTGTTCCGTTCTG gttgaagaaaatgaagccgTGGTAAACTACGCTTTGCAAAAAAGACACTGCGAATTGGTATCGTGTGGTTTGGAAGTTGGCATAGAGGGATTCACGAA ATTCCGCGAATATCGGTTTCATCCTTCACTTAATTTGACGCGACGGTACTATCCTCACGTACACAACATTGATGGATTTTTCGTGGCAAAATTGAAGAAGCTGTCAAATGCCAAGATGGGAAAAGCAAGTGTTGATATT GCGCACCGAGAAAATCTCGAGAAAAGTGATGTCGATGAAGAGCCAAAACAGTCCAGTgtagacaaaaagaaaagcaagaagaaCAAGTCAAAATCTGTTGGAAACGCTGACCAGTGTGACAGCGATAGCTCAAGCG AAGGCATCAATTCTGTTGGAAGTAATAAgagaaaagcgaagaaaaaacggaatCAGCTGAGAAATATAGCGAAGAGAGTTCTAGGAACTGCAGATGACGATGGGTTCAATACG TCTGGTTATGTCCAACgatcaaaaaaggagaaacgaTTCAACAAGAAGATTGGGAAACGAACACTTGCAAAAACTAGTGCTAAAACTAtcaaaaacaagaggaaaaagttACTGGCAAAGAAAACATAA
- a CDS encoding hypothetical protein (NECATOR_CHRII.G6985.T2), translating into MQLFTSSKGMALRNTSAVVDVDSICCSSESCHSTADVDGARSAQILSRSELRRAIQERPECRMQTDGEAKVQTSLRSFDESVLFDGECFESFGTTAEASSTGSRGERLTQCIHSTTTKQPWHFIDGMRGIELVDSKCYRTPHGFQKEATFPCESLFDFIPTTNNEDSGSGSLSTAVGTQDTVFARRSGPLERFTLMIGENILQFKVVKGYEHNSDSDEPWNSVSGYKCSLCGKIFPSKTMWEKHIIEIHSCSVKELHCDICGAVFTTKVSLALHMRFHTGPRPFRCTICTKTFCRSSTLALHMKMHVTGHRHFCQICGRWFKSGVALADHENACLAALNGDFINVSRPFRWQCSYCEKMFHHRRDKNIHERVHTGEKPYTCGYCGRGFTQSQTLTIHIRTHTGEKPYPCHICGQEFRDSSALRKHEYRHAALQSSASPLYEDSTIEIDMEEGERLWNERSS; encoded by the exons atgcaacttttcACGAGTAGCAAAGGGATGGCACTTCGTAACACGTCAGCTGTTGTGGATGTAGACAGCATCTGCTGCTCATCTGAGTCGTGTCACTCAACTGCAGACGTTGACGGTGCCAGAAGTGCCCAAATTCTGTCGCGCAGCGAGTTGCGTCGTGCAATACAGGAGCGACCAGAAT GTA GAATGCAAACTGACGGCGAAGCCAAGGTCCAAACATCATTGCGATCTTTTGATGAGTCGGTATTGTTCGATGGAGAATGCTTTGAATCTTTCGGAACTACAG cgGAAGCGAGTTCCACTGGCAGTCGCGGTGAACGGCTTACACAGTGCATACATTCCACTACTACCAAACAGCCTTGGCATTTCATCGATGGTATGCGCGGAATAGAACTAGTTGATTCGAAGTGTTACAG AACGCCACatggatttcaaaaagaagccACATTTCCTTGTGAATCTCTTTTCGACTTCATTCCAACTACAAATAATGAAG ACAGTGGCTCTGGATCTCTCAGTACGGCAGTGGGAACACAG GATACGGTCTTCGCAAGAAGGAGCGGCCCTCTAGAGCGTTTCACCCTCATGATTGGAGAGAATATTTTGCAATTCAAAGTTGTGAAAGGATATGAGCACAACAGCGATAGCGACG AACCATGGAATTCAGTGTCCGGATATAAATGTTCACTATGTGGTAAAATCTTCCCTTCGAAGACTATGTGGGAGAAGCATATCATT GAAATCCATTCCTGTTCGGTTAAAGAACTCCACTGCGATATCTGCGGAGCGGTATTCACTACCAAAGTCAGCTTGGCACTGCATATGCGCTTTCATACAG GTCCGCGCCCCTTTCGCTGTACAATCTGCACCAAGACTTTTTGTCGTTCGTCCACGTTAGCGCTGCATATGAAGATGCATGTCACGGGTCATCGGCATTTTTGTCAAATTTGTGGGAGGTGGTTCAAGTCGGGTGTTGCATTAGCTGATCATGAG AACGCATGCCTAGCTGCTTTGAACGGCGATTTCATCAATGTAAGTCGTCCTTTCCGCTGGCAATGCTCTTATTGCGAAAAAATGTTCCATCACAGGAGAGACAAG AACATCCATGAAAGAGTGCACACTGGTGAAAAACCGTATACTTGTGGATATTGCGGACGAGGCTTCACGCAATCTCAA ACGTTAACAATACATATAAGGACGCACACTGGTGAGAAACCGTACCCGTGCCATATATGCGGGCAAGAATTTCGAGACAG TTCTGCTCTTCGAAAACACGAATATAGGCATGCAGCATTGCAATCGTCAGCCTCTCCCTTATACGAAGATTCCACTATTGAGATAGACATGGAAGAGGGCGAACGCCTATGGAATGAGAGAAGTTCCTGA
- a CDS encoding hypothetical protein (NECATOR_CHRII.G6983.T1): MFPPEYIAAVKLSLLNEPIYHGKLTPEAVRAKLQKTGDFLVQDGEDGNSLLLSVLENGVRDFLITIEKTKEGHRFLVGKLSFRSLQELMFTMKSLQCGSETIKLEAAIYRTDDCGRFGAHCFVEEPPRTTMRTMIPLPTVKYKSAVVMVKEEIIHNGIEEELEALMLLKHRHLIQLEDFATYQYGPVILRYQNHDDIPLYDIMRKKEDIQTATVLKWIHQAATLAFYLAQKDCFCSILCAQDCYLDAGGDLKFRGAWNNSWPSWQEDTLRHSFYWRFVAPESLLLQTNSVSSVVWNLGVFMWQLTVNCLLMPFFQYQSRNSYLEGLCSGNLTLLDHEQNIDVVDLELLKRGIKVPESVESMISECVALQPDERCLWSTILNTTMRERAVTTIGGAVKQIFPFV, from the exons ATGTTCCCTCCTGAATACATCGCTGCAGTCAAATTGTCCTTGTTAAACGAACCGATATATCATGGGAAGCTAACGCCAGAAGCAGTTCGTGCGAAGCTGCAGAAAACCGGAGATTTCTTAGTGCAG GATGGTGAAGACGGTAATTCTCTACTGCTGTCTGTTCTCGAGAATGGCGTTCGTGACTTCTTAATTACCATTGAAAAG ACGAAGGAAGGACATCGATTTCTGGTCGGCAAACTGAGCTTCCGATCACTTCAAGAACTAATGTTCACGATGAAATCGCTGCAGTGCGGCTCTGAAACGATAAAGCTGGAGGCAGCCATATATCGAACGGACG ACTGCGGCAGATTCGGGGCCCATTGTTTCGTAGAAGAACCACCTCGTACAACAATGAGAACCATGATTCCACTGCCCACAGTTAAGTACAAATCAGCAGTGGTTATGGTGAAGGAAGAAATAATCCACAACGGAATCGAAGAAGAACTCGAAGCGCTGATGTTGCTGAAGCACAG GCATCTCATCCAGCTCGAGGACTTTGCTACGTATCAATACGGTCCTGTGATTTTACGATACCAAAACCACGACGACATTCCTCTCTACgatattatgagaaaaaaggaagacattCAGACAGCGACAGTACTCAAGTGGATCCATCAG GCTGCTACTCTGGCTTTCTACTTGGCTCAAAAAGACTGCTTCTGTTCAATTCTGTGTGCACAG GACTGTTACTTGGACGCTGGAGGGGACTTGAAATTCCGAGGGGCATGGAATAACTCATGGCCAAGCTGGCAGGAAGATACACTTAGGCACAGTTTCTACTGGAG ATTTGTTGCTCCGGAATCTCTTCTCCTCCAGACTAACAGCGTTTCGAGTGTAGTTTGGAACTTAGGTGTATTTATGTGGCAACTCACGGTCAACTGTCTCCTCATGCCTTTCTTCCA GTACCAATCACGGAATTCATACCTTGAAGGACTCTGTTCTGGAAATCTTACCTTGTTGGATCATGAGCA aaacaTCGACGTCGTGGATTTGGAATTGCTGAAAAGAGGTATAAAAGTGCCCGAATCAGTTGA GTCCATGATTTCTGAGTGTGTGGCACTCCAACCAGACGAACGTTGCTTGTGGTCGACCATCCTCAACACAACGATGAGAGAAAGGGCGGTGACCACTATAGGAGGGGCAGTTAAACAAATCTTTCCCTTCGTGTGA
- a CDS encoding hypothetical protein (NECATOR_CHRII.G6987.T2), producing the protein MGILRDGFCDFVAICVSQLPFYLDVEVSRAVARSFPRATHVGFTLNRHSEKQQSYGFNCAPSRGFLENTQRHSVHSSVCTRLNILYLLHRWTSFLVVERHRQSCSVKISERSTKPYENWIGRSREWRCKRRK; encoded by the exons ATGGG GATTCTAAGGGATGGATTCTGCGATTTCGTAGCTATTTGTGTCTCTCAACTTCCCTTCTACTTGGACGTTGAGGTGTCCCGTGCAGTAGCACGTTCATTTCCTCGTGCAACCCACGTTGGTTTTACTCTCAACAGGCATTCGGAGAAG CAACAATCGTACGGCTTTAATTGCGCCCCATCCAGAGGCTTTTTAGAAAACACGCAAC GTCATTCCGTTCATT CCAGTGTCTGCACTCGACTTAACATCTTGTATCTTCTACAT AGATGGACTTCCTTTTTGGTCGTAGAAAGACACCGGCAGAGCTGCTCCGTCAAAATCAGCGAGCGCTCAACAAAG CCATACGAGAACTGGATCGGGAGAAGTCGCGAATGGAGATGCAAGAGAAGAAAGTGA